A genomic segment from Leopardus geoffroyi isolate Oge1 chromosome A2, O.geoffroyi_Oge1_pat1.0, whole genome shotgun sequence encodes:
- the FSCN3 gene encoding fascin-3, giving the protein MDDVEWTQSPKPEELRVGLISWAGSYLTYETYKNIVTATARGLGRRQTWEILVSNQHDAQAVVRLRSFQGLYLLCEADGSLSYGRPRTSHHGCFLLRFHRNGKWTLQCIISGRYLESDGEDVFCNSRVLSAYHMWTPRPALHVHVILYSPINHCYARADPTTGRVWVDAPVPCLEECGFLLHFQDGCYHLETSTHFFLSHLDRLAPQPSSQTAFHMQVRPGGLVALSDGEGGILYPQGTRLLLGLGSSPHRGEEWFILQRCPTWVSLRSKTRKFLSIIYDVEVYAASEHVTPMSLFQFECDNESLTLQLRAANGCYLAQRHHRTVVANGHPMEPGTFFHMHWNCGRIILQAPNGRFLGIIDNGLLMAKATIPGPNEEFGIRLANRPFLVLRGRYGYVGTSAEHDLMKCNMDQPDCIHLLPCRQGIYHFQAQGGSFWSITSFGTFRPWGKFALNFCIELHGSNLLTVLAPNGFYMRSDRSGTLLADSEEITKECIWEF; this is encoded by the exons ATGGATGACGTGGAGTGGACGCAAAGCCCCAAGCCTGAGGAGCTAAGGGTTGGGCTCATCAGCTGGGCAGGATCCTACCTCACTTATGAGACGTATAAGAATATAGTCACTGCTACTGCGAGGGGTTTGGGCCGGAGACAG ACCTGGGAGATCTTGGTGAGCAATCAACACGACGCACAGGCTGTTGTACGACTAAGGAGCTTTCAGGGCCTCTACCTCCTATGCGAGGCAGATGGCAGTCTATCCTATGGCCGGCCAAGGACCAGCCACCATGGATGCTTCCTACTGCGTTTCCACCGAAATGGCAAGTGGACTCTCCAGTGCATTATTAGTGGTCGTTATCTGGAGTCTGATGGTGAAGATGTGTTCTGCAACTCCAGGGTCCTCTCGGCTTACCACATGTGGACCCCCCGGCCAGCTCTGCATGTCCATGTGATCCTCTACAGCCCCATTAACCACTGCTATGCCCGGGCTGACCCTACCACAGGCCGCGTCTGGGTGGATGCGCCAGTGCCCTGCCTGGAGGAATGTGGCTTCCTGTTGCATTTCCAAGATGGATGCTACCACCTGGAGACCTCAACACACTTCTTTTTGTCCCACTTAGACCGGCTGGCCCCCCAACCCTCATCACAGACAGCTTTTCACATGCAAGTGCGACCTGGAGGACTCGTGGCACTGAGCGATGGAGAAGGAGGCATACTGTATCCACAGGGCACACGTCTGCTCCTGGGCCTGGGCTCCAGTCCCCATAGGGGTGAGGAGTGGTTCATCCTACAGCGCTGTCCGACGTGGGTCAGCCTCAGGTCAAAGACTCGGAAGTTCCTCTCCATTATCTATG ATGTTGAGGTATATGCTGCCTCTGAGCACGTAACCCCAATGTCCTTGTTCCAGTTTGAATGTGACAACGAGAGCCTCACCCTGCAGCTTCGTGCAGCAAATGGCTGCTACCTAGCCCAG AGGCACCACAGGACGGTGGTAGCTAATGGGCACCCAATGGAGCCTGGCACCTTCTTCCACATGCACTGGAACTGTGGCAGGATTATCCTGCAGGCTCCCAATGGACGCTTCTTGGGCATCATAGACAATGGCCTGCTGATGGCCAAAGCCACCATTCCAG GCCCAAATGAGGAATTTGGGATTCGATTAGCTAACCGTCCCTTCCTCGTATTGCGAGGTCGTTATGGGTATGTGGGCACCTCAGCAGAACACGACCTAATGAAGTGCAATATGGATCAGCCTGACTGCATTCACCTGCTGCCTTGCCGCCAAGGCATCTACCACTTCCAGG CACAGGGTGGATCTTTCTGGTCAATAACGTCCTTTGGCACCTTTCGCCCTTGGGGAAAGTTCGCTCTCAACTTCTGTATAGAGCTTCATGGGAGCAACTTGCTCACAGTACTGGCACCCAATGGCTTCTACATGCGATCCGACCGAAGCGGCACCCTGTTGGCAGACAGCGAGGAGATTACCAAAGAGTGTATTTGGGAATTTTAG
- the GCC1 gene encoding GRIP and coiled-coil domain-containing protein 1, with protein MEKFGMNFGGGPSKKDLLETIETQKKQLLQYQARLKDVVRAYKSLLKEKEALEASIKVLSVSHEADVGLTGVQPPGLTFPDSVDDRCSTHSEDSAGTATSLDTAASLTSTKGEFGVEDDRLARGPPPPKSEEANGSESGVSSSSGDGPSGGGEVDKRLHQLKTQLATLTSSLATVTQEKSRMEASYLADKKKMKQDLEDASKKAEEERGRLEGELKGLQDQIAETKARLITQQHDRAQEQSDHALMLRELQKLLQEERTQRQDLELRLEETREALAGRAYAAGQMEGFELQTKQLTREVEDLKGELQALRDEKNRPDPRLQELQEEAAFLKSHFQAQLQQEMRKTALAEDQLRQQSQVEEQRVAALENQISEVSELLGTYEKAKQKDQLAIQKLKERILQLDLENKTLALAASSRSPLDSHGEESSLDVNVLKDKMEKLKRLLQVAARKSQVTLDVEKLCDLEIMPSSEAADGEKASVLYYQQELKQLKEEFERYKMRAQVVLKSKNTKDGNLAKELEEAQEQLAELKEKYISLRLSCEELERQHQQEAEDWKQELARLQHLHRQELERSQLDFRDRTLKLEEELHKQRDRALAVLAEKDLELEQLRSVALSCGLPGRRSPVGGGGPGDPADASSPDSLTQALQLAAANEPTFFLYAEQLARKEVEITSLRKQRHRLEVEVHQLQDRLLEEGERHREEVGALQSHIEKNIRDQSREGANLEYLKNIIYRFLTLPDTLGRQQTLTAILTILHFSPEEKQVIMRLPTSGSWWPSGKR; from the exons ATGGAGAAGTTTGGGATGAATTTCGGGGGCGGACCGAGCAAGAAGGACCTGTTGGAAACCATTGAGACGCAGAAGAAGCAGCTTCTCCAGTACCAGGCACGTCTCAAGGATGTGGTCCGTGCCTATAAAAGCTTACTGAAAGAGAAGGAGGCTCTAGAGGCCAGCATTAAGGTGCTGTCGGTATCCCATGAGGCGGATGTGGGCCTCACAGGTGTCCAGCCTCCAGGTCTCACTTTTCCTGACTCTGTAGATGACCGATGCTCCACTCACAGCGAGGATAGCGCTGGGACCGCCACCAGCTTGGATACTGCGGCCAGTCTCACCAGCACCAAGGGTGAGTTTGGGGTAGAGGATGACAGACTGGCTCGTGGACCACCACCTCCAAAGTCTGAAGAGGCCAACGGGTCGGAGAGTGGCGTCAGCAGTAGCAGTGGGGATGGACcgtctgggggtggggaagtggaCAAACGACTGCACCAGCTGAAGACTCAGTTGGCTACTTTGACCAGCTCTTTGGCTACAGTCACCCAGGAGAAGTCTCGCATGGAAGCGTCTTACCTGGCAGACAAGAAGAAGATGAAACAGGACTTAGAGGATGCCAGTaaaaaggcagaggaggagaggggccgtCTGGAGGGAGAATTGAAGGGGCTGCAGGACCAGATCGCAGAAACCAAAGCCCGGCTTATCACCCAGCAGCATGATCGGGCCCAAGAGCAGAGTGATCATGCCTTGATGCTTCGTGAGCTCCAGAAACTGTTGCAGGAGGAGAGGACCCAGCGCCAGGACTTGGAGCTTCGGCTAGAAGAGACCCGAGAAGCCCTGGCGGGGCGGGCATATGCAGCTGGTCAGATGGAAGGGTTCGAACTGCAGACCAAGCAGCTGACCCGTGAGGTGGAGGACTTGAAAGGTGAGCTGCAGGCTCTTCGAGATGAGAAGAATCGGCCTGACCCTCGGCTGCAGGAGCTTCAGGAAGAGGCCGCCTTCCTGAAGAGCCATTTCCAGGCTCAGTTGCAGCAGGAAATGAGGAAG ACAGCCCTTGCAGAAGATCAACTACGCCAGCAATCTCAGGTGGAAGAACAGAGGGTGGCGGCCCTGGAGAATCAAATATCCGAGGTGTCGGAACTGCTGGGCACCTATGAGAAAGCCAAGCAGAAGGACCAGCTGGCCATCCAGAAGCTAAAGGAGCGCATTCTGCAGCTGGACCTGGAGAACAAGACCCTGGCTCTGGCAGCCTCCAGCCGGTCCCCTCTTGACAGCCATGGAGAGGAGTCCAGTCTGGATGTCAATGTCCTGAAGGATAAGATGGAGAAGCTGAAGAGGCTGCTGCAGGTTGCAGCCAGGAAAAGCCAGGTGACCCTGGATGTGGAGAAGCTCTGTGACCTGGAGATAATGCCCAGCTCAGAGGCTGCCGACGGGGAGAAGGCCTCTGTGCTCTACTACCAACAGGAGCTGAAACAGCTGAAGGAGGAGTTCGAGAGGTACAAGATGAGGGCCCAGGTCGTCCTCAAGAGCAAGAACACCAAAGACGGTAATCTGGCCAAGGAGCTGGAGGAAGCCCAGGAACAGCTTGCGGAACTGAAGGAGAAGTATATCTCCCTGCGGCTGTCCTGCGAGGAGCTCGAGCGCCAGCACCAGCAGGAGGCTGAGGACTGGAAGCAGGAGCTGGCCCGGCTGCAGCACCTCCACCGGCAGGAGCTGGAGCGCAGCCAGCTGGACTTCCGGGACCGCACGCTGAAGCTGGAGGAGGAGCTGCACAAGCAGCGGGACCGGGCCCTGGCCGTGCTGGCCGAGAAGGACTTGGAGCTGGAGCAGCTGCGCTCTGTGGCCTTGTCCTGCGGGCTGCCAGGGCGCAGGAGCCCCGTGGGTGGCGGGGGGCCCGGGGACCCGGCTGACGCGTCTTCCCCAGACAGCCTGACCCAGGCGCTGCAGCTGGCTGCGGCCAACGAGCCCACTTTCTTCCTGTATGCCGAGCAGTTGGCCCGCAAGGAGGTGGAGATCACATCGCTGAGGAAGCAGAGACACAGGCTGGAGGTCGAGGTGCATCAGCTGCAGGACCGgctgctggaggagggggagcgCCATCGCGAGGAGGTTGGAGCGCTGCAGAGCCACATCGAGAAGAATATCAGGGACCAGAGTAGGGAGGGAGCCAACCTGGAGTACCTCAAAAACATCATCTACCGCTTCCTGACCTTGCCTGACACCTTGGGCCGCCAGCAGACGCTAACGGCCATCCTGACTATCTTGCATTTCAGTCCAGAGGAGAAACAAGTGATAATGCGTCTCCCAACCAGTGGTAGCTGGTGGCCTTCTGGCAAGagatga
- the ARF5 gene encoding ADP-ribosylation factor 5 gives MGLTVSALFSRIFGKKQMRILMVGLDAAGKTTILYKLKLGEIVTTIPTIGFNVETVEYKNICFTVWDVGGQDKIRPLWRHYFQNTQGLIFVVDSNDRERVQESADELQKMLQEDELRDAVLLVFANKQDMPNAMPVSELTDKLGLQHLRSRTWYVQATCATQGTGLYDGLDWLSHELSKR, from the exons ATGGGCCTCACCGTGTCCGCGCTCTTTTCGCGGATCTTCGGGAAGAAGCAGATGCGGATCCTCATGG TTGGCTTGGATGCAGCTGGCAAGACCACAATCCTGTACAAACTGAAGTTGGGGGAGATTGTCACCACCATCCCCACCATAG GTTTCAATGTGGAAACAGTGGAATACAAGAACATTTGTTTCACAGTCTGGGACGTGGGAGGCCAGGACAAGATTCGGCCTCTGTGGCGACACTACTTCCAGAACACTCAG GGCCTCATCTTCGTAGTGGACAGTAATGACCGAGAGCGGGTCCAGGAATCTGCTGATGAGCTCCAGAAGATG CTGCAGGAAGACGAGCTGCGGGATGCGGTGCTGCTGGTGTTTGCCAACAAGCAGGACATGCCCAATGCCATGCCCGTGAGCGAGCTGACCGACAAGCTGGGGCTGCAGCACTTGCGCAGCCGCACG TGGTACGTCCAGGCCACCTGTGCCACCCAAGGCACAGGCCTGTATGATGGGCTGGACTGGCTGTCCCATGAGCTGTCGAAGCGCTAG